In a genomic window of Amycolatopsis japonica:
- a CDS encoding MFS transporter: MTVRETKRISRGVAMAGLASAMFLVILDAAMVNLAGSRIRQGLGLSPAELTVVVDSYLVTFAGLLLLGGRLADVLGARKVFLAGMAGYLAATAFCALATGGGMLIAGRIGQGIGAAVLMPAALSLVLGLYPSPAERTRAMGIWGAVAGAGSLVGVFLGGSLTELLGWQAVFVTPVPFGVLGAFVVWRAVAPVPGRPGRFDALGAVTITIGISGLALGMVSASDAGWTAPGTVVGLAAGLVSLAAFVVVERRSARPLVPLGVFRRKPVVTANLVMVLIGGTLTSLFFFLPQYQQDVLGMSPLATGMTQLPLAVMIIVGSVLAPILAKRVGPGRALPTALTVLLAGFLWLAWDPTTSGFSVSLLGAFLLIGTGLGLGAVNATAMAVRDSADGEAGLLSGLVNAAQQLGGAVGLAALAGIAIGAAGTHGDIAFTTAFLGEAAFVVIALAVSLASAER, encoded by the coding sequence ATGACAGTACGAGAGACGAAACGGATCTCGCGCGGGGTGGCGATGGCCGGCCTGGCGAGCGCCATGTTCCTGGTCATCCTCGATGCCGCGATGGTCAACCTGGCCGGATCCAGGATCCGGCAGGGCTTGGGGCTCAGCCCCGCCGAGCTCACCGTGGTCGTGGACAGCTACCTGGTGACCTTCGCCGGTCTGCTGCTGCTCGGCGGCCGTCTCGCCGACGTGCTCGGGGCCAGGAAGGTGTTCCTGGCCGGGATGGCGGGCTATCTCGCTGCGACGGCCTTCTGCGCGCTGGCCACCGGCGGCGGGATGCTGATCGCCGGGCGGATCGGGCAGGGGATCGGGGCCGCGGTCCTGATGCCCGCCGCGCTTTCGCTCGTGCTCGGCCTCTACCCGTCGCCCGCGGAACGCACCCGGGCGATGGGGATCTGGGGCGCGGTCGCGGGGGCGGGCAGCCTCGTCGGTGTCTTCCTCGGCGGCTCGCTGACCGAACTGCTCGGCTGGCAGGCGGTGTTCGTGACGCCGGTGCCGTTCGGTGTCCTCGGCGCGTTCGTCGTGTGGCGCGCGGTGGCGCCGGTGCCCGGCAGGCCGGGCCGGTTCGACGCGCTGGGCGCCGTCACGATCACCATCGGGATCTCCGGGCTCGCGCTGGGCATGGTCTCCGCCTCGGACGCCGGCTGGACCGCGCCCGGCACGGTCGTCGGGCTCGCCGCGGGTCTCGTTTCGCTGGCGGCGTTCGTGGTCGTCGAGCGGCGTTCCGCGCGGCCACTTGTCCCGCTGGGGGTGTTCCGCCGGAAGCCGGTGGTCACCGCGAATCTGGTGATGGTGCTGATCGGCGGCACTCTGACGAGCCTGTTCTTCTTCCTGCCCCAGTACCAGCAGGACGTGCTCGGGATGAGCCCGCTGGCGACCGGCATGACCCAGCTCCCGCTCGCCGTCATGATCATCGTCGGCAGTGTCCTCGCACCGATACTGGCGAAACGCGTCGGGCCCGGCCGCGCGCTGCCGACCGCCCTCACCGTCCTGCTCGCCGGTTTCCTGTGGCTGGCCTGGGATCCGACGACCAGTGGCTTCTCGGTCAGTCTGCTGGGCGCGTTCCTCCTGATCGGTACCGGACTCGGGCTGGGCGCCGTCAACGCCACCGCGATGGCGGTCCGCGACAGCGCGGACGGCGAGGCGGGGCTGCTCAGCGGCCTGGTCAACGCCGCGCAGCAACTGGGCGGCGCCGTCGGCCTCGCCGCGCTCGCCGGAATCGCCATCGGCGCCGCCGGAACACACGGCGACATCGCGTTCACGACCGCTTTCCTCGGCGAGGCAGCCTTCGTCGTCATCGCCCTCGCGGTGTCGCTCGCCTCCGCCGAACGTTGA
- a CDS encoding ATP-binding protein, with product MPTTSSRPLVGRRDEIDRLLALVRAAGRGEGGVLVLRGEPGIGKSALLDHLGQATAGEFQLIRASGSEFEGELPFAALHQLCVPALAHLDTLSAPYRESLLVAFGLADGAPDPFRVGLAALELLSTAAGTRPMLCLVDDAHWLDTASARALTFLARRIAAEPIAMVFAARDRDPIRGLDELPGLTVGGLTDAHARALLAGEKTVTLDERVRDRLLAEARGNPLALIELPKAGGFALPEPSPVASRIERSFLARMAELTVDARRLLILASADPTGDPGLLWAAARRLDIEVPAASAAAEASGLIRFDTRARFCHPLARSAAYRAAEPEQRHAAHRALAEVTDAETAGDRRAWHRAQATTGPDEEVAAELELSASRAQARGGVAAAAAFLERAAALSLDPAKQTERTLAAARTTLEAGGTEAAADLLASVDTETLDVPQHASVDLLRGRIAFVQGAEGAVRGPALILRAAQRLAAVDPERSREFFVAALEMGLVVGRAAGVLDRVLDAARSAPPGPPDLLDALSRLTTEGHHAGVPALRRVLTGDDAGWTRTPALATVLAGELWDIELHATIVGWLVRTGRDTGSPMTIRLGLSQVALHAVLTGNFGRAMAAIAEEEAIADAVGDAPQLYPRVHLAALRGRREEVLDLFAEATTRGNGQLTANAHWATAVLYNGLAEYPAALDAATRAVASGDLFLAGIALPELVEAAVRCGEHAVARSALDSLTERTEPAGTAFALGIAAAARALVSDAEADHLEALGQLENGPLSVHLARARLRYGEWLRREGRRREAREHLRTAHERLSDIGLEAFTRRAADELRATGEVARSRTGHSYDHLTMQETHIARQVAAGATSKEVATRLFLSPRTVDAHLRNIFRKLGITSRRQLRGMPDLLDAGVAS from the coding sequence ATGCCTACGACGTCCTCCCGTCCGCTCGTCGGCAGGCGTGACGAGATCGATCGCCTCCTCGCCCTGGTCCGAGCGGCAGGCCGGGGCGAAGGCGGGGTGCTCGTCCTCCGTGGTGAGCCCGGCATCGGCAAGAGCGCGCTGCTCGACCACCTCGGGCAGGCGACGGCCGGGGAATTCCAGCTCATCCGCGCGTCCGGGTCGGAGTTCGAGGGCGAACTGCCGTTCGCGGCTCTGCATCAGCTGTGCGTTCCGGCGTTGGCGCATCTCGACACGCTGTCGGCGCCGTACCGCGAGTCCCTCCTCGTCGCCTTCGGGCTGGCCGACGGCGCGCCGGATCCGTTCCGGGTCGGCCTCGCCGCGCTCGAACTGCTGTCGACCGCCGCCGGGACGCGTCCGATGCTGTGCCTGGTCGACGACGCGCATTGGCTGGACACCGCGTCGGCGAGGGCGTTGACGTTCCTGGCGAGGCGGATCGCGGCCGAGCCGATCGCGATGGTGTTCGCCGCCCGCGACCGGGATCCGATCCGCGGCCTGGACGAACTGCCCGGGCTGACGGTCGGCGGCCTGACCGACGCGCACGCGCGCGCCTTGCTGGCCGGGGAGAAGACCGTGACGCTGGACGAGCGGGTCCGCGACCGGCTGCTCGCCGAGGCACGTGGCAACCCGCTCGCCCTGATCGAACTGCCGAAAGCGGGTGGCTTCGCGCTGCCGGAGCCGTCGCCGGTCGCGAGCCGGATCGAACGCAGTTTCCTGGCCAGGATGGCGGAGCTGACCGTGGACGCGCGAAGGCTGCTGATCCTCGCGAGTGCCGATCCCACCGGCGATCCCGGTCTGCTGTGGGCGGCCGCGCGGCGGCTGGACATCGAAGTGCCCGCCGCGAGCGCCGCCGCCGAGGCGTCCGGGCTGATCCGGTTCGACACACGGGCGCGCTTCTGCCATCCGCTGGCGCGGTCCGCCGCGTACCGGGCGGCCGAGCCGGAGCAGCGCCATGCCGCGCATCGGGCGCTGGCCGAGGTCACCGACGCGGAAACCGCCGGGGACCGGCGGGCCTGGCATCGTGCGCAGGCCACCACCGGACCGGACGAGGAGGTCGCGGCGGAGCTGGAGCTGTCGGCGTCGCGGGCGCAGGCGCGCGGTGGTGTGGCGGCCGCCGCCGCGTTCCTCGAACGGGCGGCGGCGCTTTCGCTCGATCCCGCCAAGCAGACCGAGCGCACCCTCGCGGCCGCGCGGACGACGCTCGAAGCGGGTGGGACGGAGGCGGCGGCGGATCTGCTGGCCAGCGTCGACACGGAGACCTTGGACGTGCCGCAGCACGCGTCCGTCGACCTGCTGCGCGGGCGGATCGCGTTCGTCCAGGGCGCCGAGGGCGCCGTCCGAGGTCCGGCGCTCATTTTGCGGGCGGCACAACGGCTCGCCGCCGTCGATCCGGAACGATCACGCGAGTTCTTCGTCGCGGCACTGGAAATGGGGCTCGTCGTCGGCAGGGCCGCGGGAGTGCTGGACCGCGTCCTCGACGCGGCGCGCTCGGCGCCTCCGGGGCCGCCGGACCTCCTCGACGCGCTCTCGCGGCTGACCACCGAGGGACACCACGCAGGCGTACCCGCGCTTCGCCGGGTTCTCACCGGCGACGACGCCGGCTGGACCAGGACCCCTGCCTTGGCCACCGTGCTCGCGGGCGAGCTGTGGGACATCGAGCTGCACGCGACGATCGTCGGCTGGCTGGTGCGGACCGGTCGCGACACCGGATCGCCGATGACCATCCGGCTCGGCCTGTCCCAGGTGGCGCTGCACGCGGTGCTCACCGGGAACTTCGGCCGGGCGATGGCCGCGATCGCGGAAGAGGAGGCGATCGCGGACGCCGTCGGCGACGCGCCGCAGCTCTACCCGCGAGTGCATCTGGCGGCCCTGCGCGGCCGTCGCGAGGAAGTGCTCGACCTGTTCGCCGAGGCGACGACGCGGGGCAACGGCCAGCTGACCGCGAACGCCCACTGGGCCACGGCCGTGCTGTACAACGGTCTCGCCGAATACCCGGCCGCGCTGGACGCGGCGACGCGTGCCGTGGCGAGCGGTGATCTCTTCCTCGCCGGCATCGCGCTGCCCGAGCTCGTGGAGGCCGCGGTCCGGTGCGGCGAGCACGCCGTCGCCCGATCGGCGCTGGACTCCTTGACCGAACGCACGGAACCCGCCGGAACCGCGTTCGCCCTCGGGATCGCGGCGGCCGCGCGGGCCTTGGTCAGCGACGCGGAGGCCGATCACCTGGAAGCGTTGGGGCAGCTGGAGAACGGCCCGCTCTCGGTCCATCTCGCGCGGGCGCGCCTGCGGTACGGCGAGTGGCTCCGCCGAGAGGGCCGCCGTCGCGAGGCACGCGAACACCTGCGCACCGCGCACGAACGGCTGTCGGACATCGGGCTGGAGGCGTTCACCCGGCGGGCCGCCGACGAACTGCGGGCGACCGGGGAGGTCGCCCGCAGCCGCACCGGGCATTCCTACGACCACCTGACCATGCAGGAGACGCATATCGCGCGCCAGGTCGCCGCGGGCGCGACCTCGAAGGAGGTGGCCACGCGCCTGTTCCTCAGCCCCCGCACGGTGGACGCCCATCTGCGCAACATCTTCCGCAAGCTCGGTATCACGTCGCGCAGGCAACTGAGGGGCATGCCCGACCTGCTCGACGCGGGGGTCGCCTCTTGA
- a CDS encoding FG-GAP repeat domain-containing protein, giving the protein MRRSIRLGTALAGLVAGLLAAPAAGADEGDVRIAASPPSQKTAADFDGDGFADKAVWRPGNGVWYVIRSSNGSVVTQQWGVSGDVPVAADYDGDHRADFAVWRPGNGIWYIIQSSNGAVVTQQWGVAGDVPLTGDFNADGRSDFAVWRPGNGTWYVLGIATVQWGVAGDVPVADDFDADGRTDFTVWRPSDGVWYVRGIATQQWGTVGDIPVAGDFNADGRADFAVWRPGNGVWYVLGIATQQWGVAGDVPMGGDFGGDPRADFVVWRPSNGTWYGLNLFTTQWGTAGDIPV; this is encoded by the coding sequence ATGCGAAGATCCATTCGGCTGGGGACGGCGCTGGCGGGTCTGGTCGCCGGTCTTCTCGCGGCACCCGCGGCGGGCGCGGACGAGGGCGACGTCCGGATCGCCGCCTCGCCACCGTCGCAGAAGACCGCGGCGGACTTCGACGGCGACGGGTTCGCCGACAAGGCGGTTTGGCGCCCTGGCAACGGTGTCTGGTATGTCATCCGCAGCAGCAACGGCAGCGTGGTGACGCAGCAGTGGGGTGTCTCGGGTGACGTGCCGGTCGCCGCCGACTACGACGGCGACCATCGGGCCGACTTCGCCGTGTGGCGACCGGGCAACGGTATTTGGTACATCATCCAGAGCAGCAACGGCGCGGTGGTGACCCAGCAGTGGGGCGTGGCGGGCGACGTTCCGTTGACCGGCGATTTCAATGCCGACGGCCGCTCCGATTTCGCCGTCTGGCGGCCGGGTAATGGGACCTGGTACGTGCTGGGTATCGCCACCGTGCAATGGGGCGTTGCCGGTGACGTTCCGGTCGCGGACGATTTCGACGCGGACGGCCGGACCGACTTCACCGTTTGGCGGCCGAGCGACGGCGTCTGGTACGTACGGGGAATCGCGACCCAGCAATGGGGCACCGTGGGCGACATTCCGGTGGCGGGCGATTTCAACGCGGACGGCCGGGCCGATTTCGCCGTTTGGCGGCCGGGTAACGGCGTCTGGTACGTGCTCGGTATCGCCACCCAGCAATGGGGTGTGGCGGGCGACGTGCCCATGGGCGGCGATTTCGGCGGCGACCCGCGGGCGGACTTCGTGGTGTGGCGTCCGTCGAACGGGACCTGGTACGGCCTGAACCTGTTCACCACCCAATGGGGGACAGCGGGCGACATCCCGGTCTGA
- a CDS encoding helix-turn-helix domain-containing protein — protein METKRRPRSVLEGAFTLLDALVRHQGEAGLTQLANSCSIPKATAHRLLEQLTALEVVQRSENRYRVGAQAFRLGQSWQPYPRLLELARGELRRLTATTRASSVLAVPCDGHILIAAASLARPEDHLLFRPGSTVPQRIGRFCPVWQAEHELVAIEAAIRLPTGRAVGSIAAVLAPRQPLAALSETVARTARTLGAALVRKADTMSPMSL, from the coding sequence ATGGAGACCAAGAGAAGACCGAGAAGCGTCCTCGAAGGCGCTTTCACCCTATTGGATGCCTTGGTACGACATCAAGGTGAAGCGGGATTGACCCAGCTGGCGAATTCGTGCTCGATACCGAAAGCGACGGCACATCGATTACTCGAGCAATTGACCGCGCTGGAGGTTGTCCAGCGCAGCGAAAACCGCTATCGCGTCGGGGCGCAGGCATTCCGGCTCGGCCAATCGTGGCAACCCTATCCGCGCCTGCTGGAACTGGCCCGCGGCGAGCTGCGGCGCCTGACCGCGACGACGCGAGCCAGTTCGGTGCTCGCCGTGCCCTGCGACGGGCATATCCTGATCGCCGCCGCCAGCCTCGCCCGGCCGGAGGATCACCTCCTTTTCCGCCCTGGATCGACCGTGCCGCAGCGCATCGGCCGGTTCTGCCCCGTCTGGCAGGCGGAACACGAACTCGTCGCCATCGAAGCGGCCATCAGGTTGCCGACCGGCCGCGCGGTCGGTTCGATCGCGGCCGTACTCGCGCCGCGGCAACCGCTCGCCGCGCTGTCCGAAACCGTCGCCCGCACCGCCCGCACGCTCGGCGCGGCGCTGGTGCGCAAGGCCGACACCATGTCGCCAATGTCCCTTTGA
- a CDS encoding RHS repeat-associated core domain-containing protein — protein sequence MSNPLIAPTQDSTKWFTGVSLLETADGLKTAIESGDWAGVAMGAVGTALDALSMALDPFGAILAAGVSWLMEHVGPLKDALDALAGNADEVQAQAQTWANVAKELGEVSEELTVLVKKDLESWKGEAADAYRKQATDTATVIQSAQKGSEGASSGVKTAGEVVAAVRTLVRDIIAELIGHLISWALQVVFTLGIGLTWVVPQVVAAVAKTAAKITDLTTKLVKALKALVPLLKKAGDLFDDAAKALKNLKGGKVTPSGKPKDLDTKPKGPPKDKDKGGDDSTTPSGDHSSPKNDPPKNDPPPKNDPPPKNDPPDNSRGIDGSHGDGSTTASGAKGGGGKRDRTETNEPGCKEGSGDPIDVQSGDVLVTESDLVVPGPLGQLVVRNHVSSYRGGRWFGPSWASLVDERLTVANGTVTYYSADAMILRFPVPAPGTEATAVHGPPRRLRGEGAEYFLTDPGRGTERRFVPAEGDPDLFLLREIRTEEHAYVELEHDDDGAPARLRHFGGAWIAFDVSEGRIRAIRALGDATEVPVARYDYDTRGHLSARTNSSPLPARYSHDAEGRITGWTDHSGAWYRYVYDEHGRCVRGVGDQGYLDTSLGYGERTTTVTDSFGLRTVYEFDEDGNTAGLTDRLGGVIRSEYGPRDVLLNRTDQLGRRTEFEHDAAGRLRSVLRADGSRVVLTEWTHTELAIEVADGDRVFRRRYTAPNVPDPYTDPLGVTEDQHLEDSYVDDPTPGEEVPRLEVDLFGRPRAVEEAGGRTTYAWTVEGSLREVVAANGTRRQWAFDGESRETARVDELGRTSRTENGPMGTITATIDPGGARTLWRYDTELRLVAVTNPTGQTWHFTYDAEGRLLTQQDFAGRITRCDYDAAGQRVRRVNAAGETVEWRYDLLGNPIERISPSGTETYRYDPVGRLVRATGPDGVVELEHDEAGRVVRQTSTAGDTAVGYSTDTKTMRTPSGVDVHWGQTEDGAELLRIAGTELTLREDAAGRTVAVSAGVNPLLRQEFDPAGKLVAQHTPAGTKRYHRRPDGSVAAREDPAGGVRYEYDHTGRVTAAHHHGAAEHYAYDVLGNLLSSSLGPGVARYVHDGQGRLIRRTLPAPDGTELTWVFGWDAHDHLVTVHTPDGARWRYRYDALDRRVAKERLDFAGAVAERVDFTWDGNDLVEARHTFGGAPVETLTWIRHPYGDRVVAQARTLPDGRTEVAAVITDEIGTPTELVGPVDGRVSLVRTSVWGLVAPGTRPETPLRFPGQFHDAETGLYFNLFRYYDPVNARYISPDPLGLTPGPNPETYVDDPFLEADPLGLTRNSGKQTNYADDPYAYLDDDATFNAPAPCRTAKRPAANQNPGAGNAGSGAGFAKKPKTGRHEPPITGDANKSHGKSDRTVMEGGGKEGKGTLDGSGKGEYPGGTDPAGNHLTDVDGLNGKGHSNYDPRLRAELDKLRSSDPNDKIGYKPDHPNGYFIKGHLQNQVLGGSGTADNMTTLSRKANAQMSGNFEGKLKEADIKIGQVKEAVGGMKDPELQRKLDALGIDKTPAQFRQEAKGLEVDYSVTASDKVKWPDAVNPEERGIRDHVVLNAEYKNLTPDLQKFIDFRMKDDFLTKFPPVGTKMDTISGKFDPPL from the coding sequence GTGTCCAATCCGTTGATCGCGCCCACTCAGGATTCGACGAAGTGGTTCACCGGTGTCTCGTTGCTGGAGACCGCGGACGGGCTGAAGACGGCGATCGAATCCGGGGACTGGGCGGGCGTCGCGATGGGCGCGGTCGGGACCGCGCTGGACGCGCTGTCGATGGCGCTGGACCCGTTCGGGGCGATCCTGGCGGCCGGGGTGTCGTGGCTGATGGAGCACGTCGGCCCGCTCAAGGACGCGCTGGACGCGTTGGCGGGCAACGCCGACGAGGTTCAGGCGCAGGCGCAGACGTGGGCGAACGTGGCCAAGGAACTGGGCGAGGTCAGCGAGGAGCTGACCGTCCTGGTCAAGAAGGACCTCGAGTCGTGGAAGGGCGAGGCGGCGGACGCCTACCGCAAACAGGCGACCGACACCGCCACCGTCATCCAATCCGCGCAGAAGGGATCCGAAGGCGCGTCGTCCGGGGTGAAGACCGCGGGCGAGGTCGTCGCCGCGGTGCGGACCCTGGTGCGCGACATCATCGCCGAGCTGATCGGGCATCTGATCTCGTGGGCGCTGCAGGTGGTGTTCACCCTCGGCATCGGGCTGACCTGGGTGGTGCCGCAGGTGGTGGCCGCCGTGGCGAAGACGGCGGCGAAGATCACCGACCTGACGACCAAACTGGTGAAGGCGCTCAAGGCGCTGGTCCCGCTGCTGAAGAAGGCCGGCGACCTGTTCGACGACGCGGCGAAGGCGTTGAAGAACCTCAAGGGCGGCAAGGTCACTCCCTCGGGCAAGCCGAAGGACCTGGACACGAAGCCCAAGGGACCACCCAAGGACAAGGACAAGGGCGGCGACGACTCCACCACGCCGTCGGGTGACCACTCCTCCCCGAAGAACGATCCGCCGAAGAACGACCCGCCGCCCAAGAACGACCCGCCGCCGAAGAACGATCCGCCGGACAACTCGCGTGGCATCGACGGTTCGCACGGCGACGGCTCGACCACCGCCTCCGGCGCGAAAGGCGGTGGAGGCAAACGGGATCGGACCGAGACCAACGAACCGGGCTGCAAGGAAGGCAGCGGTGACCCGATCGACGTCCAGAGCGGGGACGTGCTGGTCACCGAAAGCGATTTGGTCGTGCCGGGACCGCTGGGCCAGCTCGTGGTCCGCAACCACGTCTCGTCCTACCGGGGCGGTCGCTGGTTCGGCCCGTCGTGGGCGTCGCTGGTGGACGAGCGGCTGACCGTCGCGAACGGGACGGTCACCTACTACTCCGCCGACGCGATGATCCTGCGGTTCCCGGTGCCCGCGCCGGGAACGGAGGCCACCGCCGTGCACGGCCCGCCGCGCCGGCTGCGCGGCGAGGGCGCCGAGTACTTCCTGACGGATCCGGGACGCGGCACCGAACGCCGGTTCGTCCCGGCCGAAGGCGACCCGGATCTGTTCCTGCTCAGGGAGATCCGCACCGAAGAGCACGCCTACGTCGAGCTGGAGCACGATGACGACGGCGCCCCTGCCAGGCTCAGGCACTTCGGCGGCGCCTGGATCGCCTTCGACGTCTCCGAAGGCCGGATCCGCGCCATCCGCGCGCTGGGCGATGCCACCGAAGTCCCCGTCGCCCGCTACGACTACGACACGCGCGGACATCTCAGTGCCCGCACGAATTCCTCGCCCCTTCCGGCCCGCTACAGCCACGACGCCGAGGGCCGGATCACCGGCTGGACCGACCACAGCGGCGCCTGGTACCGCTATGTCTACGACGAGCACGGCCGCTGTGTCCGGGGCGTCGGGGATCAGGGCTACCTCGACACCTCGCTCGGCTACGGCGAGCGGACCACCACCGTCACCGACTCCTTCGGCCTTCGCACGGTGTACGAGTTCGACGAGGACGGGAACACCGCGGGGCTGACCGACCGGCTCGGCGGCGTGATCCGGAGCGAGTACGGTCCGCGCGACGTGCTGCTCAACCGCACCGACCAGCTCGGCAGGCGGACGGAGTTCGAGCACGACGCGGCCGGGCGGCTCCGCTCGGTGCTCCGCGCCGACGGCTCGCGCGTGGTGCTCACGGAATGGACTCACACCGAACTCGCGATCGAGGTGGCCGACGGCGACCGGGTGTTCCGGCGGCGGTACACGGCCCCGAACGTGCCGGATCCGTACACGGACCCGCTCGGCGTCACCGAGGACCAGCACCTCGAGGACTCCTACGTCGACGATCCCACCCCGGGTGAAGAGGTGCCCCGGCTCGAGGTCGATCTCTTCGGGCGGCCGCGCGCGGTCGAGGAGGCCGGCGGCCGGACCACGTACGCGTGGACGGTGGAAGGTTCCCTGCGGGAGGTCGTCGCCGCGAACGGGACCCGCCGCCAGTGGGCCTTCGACGGCGAGAGCCGGGAAACCGCCCGCGTCGACGAACTCGGCAGGACGTCCCGTACCGAGAACGGCCCGATGGGCACGATCACCGCCACGATCGATCCCGGCGGCGCGCGCACCCTTTGGCGCTATGACACGGAATTGCGGCTCGTCGCGGTGACCAACCCCACCGGGCAGACCTGGCACTTCACCTACGACGCCGAAGGACGGCTGCTCACGCAGCAGGATTTCGCGGGCCGGATCACCCGGTGCGATTACGACGCCGCCGGGCAGCGGGTGCGGCGGGTCAACGCCGCCGGTGAGACCGTCGAGTGGCGGTACGACCTGCTCGGCAACCCGATCGAGCGGATCAGCCCGTCGGGCACCGAGACCTACCGCTACGACCCGGTGGGACGCCTCGTGCGCGCCACCGGCCCGGACGGTGTCGTGGAGCTGGAACACGACGAGGCCGGACGCGTCGTCCGCCAGACGAGCACGGCCGGGGACACCGCCGTCGGTTATTCCACCGACACCAAGACCATGCGCACTCCGTCCGGAGTGGACGTCCATTGGGGACAGACCGAGGACGGGGCGGAGCTGCTGCGGATCGCGGGTACCGAACTGACCCTGCGCGAAGACGCCGCCGGTCGCACGGTCGCCGTCTCCGCCGGGGTGAACCCGTTGCTGCGGCAGGAATTCGACCCGGCGGGCAAGCTCGTCGCGCAGCACACCCCGGCCGGTACCAAGCGCTACCACCGGCGGCCGGACGGCAGTGTCGCCGCGCGGGAGGACCCGGCGGGCGGAGTGCGCTACGAGTACGACCACACGGGCCGGGTCACCGCGGCGCACCATCACGGCGCGGCCGAGCACTACGCCTACGACGTGCTCGGCAATCTGCTCTCGTCGTCGCTCGGCCCGGGCGTGGCGCGTTACGTCCACGACGGGCAGGGCAGGCTGATCCGGCGGACCCTGCCCGCGCCGGACGGGACCGAGCTGACCTGGGTGTTCGGCTGGGACGCGCACGACCACCTGGTCACCGTGCACACGCCGGACGGCGCCCGGTGGCGCTACCGCTACGACGCGCTGGACCGGCGTGTGGCCAAGGAGCGGCTGGACTTCGCGGGCGCGGTCGCCGAACGGGTCGATTTCACCTGGGACGGCAACGATCTCGTCGAAGCCCGGCACACCTTCGGCGGTGCCCCGGTGGAGACCCTGACCTGGATCCGTCATCCGTACGGGGACCGGGTGGTGGCGCAGGCGCGCACCCTGCCCGACGGGCGGACCGAGGTCGCCGCGGTGATCACCGACGAGATCGGCACCCCGACGGAGCTGGTCGGCCCGGTGGACGGCCGGGTCAGCCTGGTCCGGACGAGCGTCTGGGGCCTCGTCGCCCCCGGCACCCGCCCGGAAACGCCGCTCCGGTTCCCCGGCCAGTTCCACGACGCGGAAACGGGGCTGTACTTCAACCTCTTCCGTTACTACGACCCGGTCAACGCGCGCTACATCTCGCCGGACCCGCTCGGCCTGACCCCCGGGCCGAATCCGGAGACCTACGTCGACGATCCGTTCCTCGAAGCCGACCCCCTCGGCCTGACCAGGAACTCCGGCAAGCAGACCAACTACGCCGACGACCCGTACGCCTACCTCGACGACGACGCGACCTTCAACGCCCCGGCCCCGTGCAGAACGGCCAAGCGGCCCGCGGCGAACCAGAACCCGGGAGCGGGTAACGCGGGCAGCGGCGCCGGTTTCGCCAAGAAGCCCAAGACGGGCAGGCACGAACCCCCGATCACCGGCGACGCCAACAAGTCGCACGGCAAGTCCGACCGCACGGTGATGGAAGGCGGCGGCAAGGAGGGCAAGGGAACGCTCGACGGCTCCGGAAAGGGCGAGTACCCCGGCGGAACCGACCCCGCGGGCAACCACCTCACCGACGTCGACGGCCTGAACGGCAAGGGCCACTCGAACTACGATCCGCGCCTGCGGGCCGAGCTCGACAAGCTGCGTTCGTCCGATCCCAACGACAAGATCGGCTACAAACCCGACCACCCCAACGGCTACTTCATCAAGGGGCACCTGCAGAACCAGGTGCTCGGCGGCTCCGGCACCGCGGACAACATGACCACCCTGTCCCGCAAGGCGAACGCCCAGATGTCGGGCAACTTCGAGGGGAAGCTCAAGGAGGCCGACATCAAGATCGGCCAGGTGAAGGAAGCCGTCGGCGGGATGAAGGACCCGGAGCTGCAGCGAAAGCTGGACGCGCTGGGCATCGACAAGACCCCGGCGCAGTTCCGGCAAGAGGCCAAGGGCCTGGAGGTGGACTACTCGGTCACCGCCAGCGACAAGGTCAAATGGCCGGACGCCGTCAACCCGGAGGAGCGCGGCATCCGCGACCATGTCGTGCTCAACGCCGAGTACAAGAACC